The following proteins come from a genomic window of Mycobacterium sp. DL:
- a CDS encoding ABC transporter permease, whose translation MVECRGVDTLTPTGRLLVIRSAIAVPLIAAISAAMFAVASLSPFDPLAAYLGANYQRATPSQREAMRAAYDTDLPWWQAWWHWVQGLASGDLGFSTTQSQPVTTVLAERMPFTLVLSGAALLTAATVAILLGCVAGMRRGGLIDRLCSGFSVTFAAVPPFVVSLALVMVVAVSLRWLPASGAAAPGAAYSVEGVLRYAILPWIALTVSMVPWLLLTTRTAVAESCDSDAVRGARARGVHGWALLRGHIAPVSVLPTLALLGTRLPELIAGAAIVETVFGWPGMAAVLVESAAALDFPLLAALTVGSAAAVLAGSALSDAAAVAIDPRVRMTA comes from the coding sequence ATGGTGGAATGTCGCGGCGTGGACACGCTGACACCTACGGGTCGACTGCTGGTCATCCGGTCGGCGATCGCCGTCCCGCTGATCGCCGCGATTTCGGCGGCGATGTTCGCCGTGGCGTCGCTGTCGCCGTTCGACCCGCTGGCCGCCTATCTCGGCGCCAACTACCAGCGGGCGACACCCTCACAACGCGAGGCCATGCGCGCCGCCTACGACACCGACCTGCCCTGGTGGCAGGCCTGGTGGCACTGGGTGCAGGGCCTGGCCTCGGGGGACCTGGGCTTCTCGACGACCCAGTCGCAGCCGGTCACCACCGTGTTGGCCGAGCGGATGCCGTTCACGCTGGTGCTCTCGGGTGCGGCGCTGCTGACCGCGGCGACGGTGGCGATCCTGCTCGGCTGTGTCGCGGGCATGCGTCGCGGCGGGCTGATCGACCGGCTGTGCAGCGGCTTCTCGGTGACGTTCGCCGCGGTGCCGCCTTTTGTGGTGTCGCTCGCGCTGGTGATGGTGGTCGCCGTCAGCCTGCGGTGGCTCCCGGCGTCCGGCGCTGCGGCGCCCGGCGCGGCGTACTCGGTGGAAGGGGTGCTGCGGTACGCGATCCTGCCGTGGATCGCGCTCACCGTGTCGATGGTGCCGTGGCTGCTGCTGACCACCAGGACCGCGGTCGCGGAGAGTTGTGACTCCGACGCGGTGCGGGGGGCGCGGGCCCGTGGCGTGCACGGGTGGGCGTTGCTGCGCGGGCACATCGCTCCGGTGTCGGTGCTGCCCACCCTTGCGCTCCTGGGTACCCGGCTGCCCGAGCTGATCGCCGGAGCTGCAATCGTCGAGACCGTCTTCGGCTGGCCCGGGATGGCTGCCGTGCTCGTGGAATCTGCTGCTGCCCTGGACTTTCCATTGCTGGCCGCGCTGACCGTCGGTTCGGCTGCGGCGGTGCTGGCAGGTTCTGCGCTGTCTGACGCCGCCGCGGTCGCGATCGATCCGCGCGTGAGGATGACGGCGTGA
- a CDS encoding ATP-binding cassette domain-containing protein, producing the protein MTGLQATGVTVAYGATTVLDGVDVSAPAGTITGITGASGSGKTTLLRVLAGLQTPDAGVVRHHGAPTAPKGSVALLAQHPRQVCNPRWTLRQTISEPALIRGERVAVADVAARAGLDTTLLDRYPGQVSDGQLQRACLGRVLAQRAATVLCDEPTAMLDPIATGSVMTLLREIADDGAVVVLVSHDPALISALTDHALALPRPLG; encoded by the coding sequence GTGACCGGGTTGCAGGCGACCGGTGTCACGGTTGCCTACGGCGCGACGACCGTGCTCGACGGCGTTGACGTCAGTGCTCCGGCGGGGACCATCACCGGCATCACCGGAGCCTCCGGCAGCGGCAAGACCACGCTGCTGCGGGTGCTGGCAGGACTGCAGACCCCCGATGCCGGCGTGGTCCGCCACCACGGCGCTCCGACGGCCCCGAAGGGGTCTGTGGCGCTGCTGGCGCAGCATCCGCGGCAGGTGTGCAATCCGCGGTGGACGCTGCGCCAGACCATCAGCGAGCCGGCCCTGATCCGCGGTGAGCGGGTAGCCGTCGCCGACGTGGCGGCCCGCGCCGGTCTGGACACGACGCTCCTCGACCGCTATCCGGGGCAGGTCAGCGACGGGCAACTGCAGCGTGCGTGCCTGGGCCGGGTGCTCGCGCAGCGGGCGGCGACGGTGCTCTGTGACGAACCGACCGCGATGCTGGACCCGATCGCCACCGGGTCTGTGATGACACTGCTGCGGGAGATCGCCGACGACGGTGCCGTCGTCGTCCTGGTCAGTCACGACCCGGCGCTCATCTCGGCGCTGACCGACCACGCGCTCGCCTTGCCGCGACCATTAGGGTAG
- a CDS encoding ABC transporter permease: MKREWPLAVLGVIVAAAVGIPLLAGEQVADFAAALRPPGREHLAGTDHSGYDLLARTAEGLRMSLLIAAICAVAATALGMVIGVAAALVGGWVDAVVMRLVDGFNALPHLVVGIVIAAMWRGAPLAIVVSIALTHWPAVARVVRAELLAVAGAGWVQTSQLAGASRWFVARRHLVPAVTGQALVAMVMLLPHAVWHESTLSFLGVGLSPDRASLGTLLSEARGNVLAGAWWTLAVPATALIATALAFAAAGTLARRRHRPPVGQVW; encoded by the coding sequence GTGAAGCGGGAGTGGCCGCTGGCCGTGCTCGGCGTGATCGTGGCGGCAGCTGTCGGGATCCCGCTGCTGGCAGGTGAACAGGTCGCCGACTTCGCTGCGGCGTTGCGGCCGCCGGGTCGCGAACATCTGGCGGGTACCGACCATTCGGGTTACGACCTGCTGGCCCGCACCGCCGAGGGATTGCGGATGTCGCTGCTGATCGCCGCGATCTGCGCGGTCGCCGCGACGGCGCTGGGCATGGTGATCGGGGTGGCGGCGGCGCTGGTCGGCGGTTGGGTCGACGCGGTGGTGATGCGGTTGGTCGACGGCTTCAACGCGCTGCCGCACCTGGTGGTCGGAATCGTCATCGCCGCCATGTGGCGTGGCGCGCCATTGGCGATCGTCGTCTCGATCGCGCTGACGCACTGGCCGGCGGTGGCCCGGGTGGTCCGTGCAGAACTGCTCGCGGTGGCCGGTGCCGGCTGGGTGCAGACGTCGCAGTTGGCCGGTGCGTCGCGATGGTTCGTCGCGCGCAGACACCTGGTGCCCGCGGTCACCGGGCAGGCACTGGTCGCGATGGTGATGCTGCTGCCGCACGCCGTCTGGCACGAATCGACGCTGTCGTTCCTCGGCGTCGGGCTCTCGCCGGACCGGGCCAGTCTGGGCACACTGCTCAGCGAGGCTCGCGGCAACGTCCTCGCCGGTGCGTGGTGGACGCTGGCGGTTCCCGCCACGGCGCTCATCGCGACGGCGCTGGCGTTCGCGGCCGCAGGCACCCTGGCCCGTCGTCGTCACCGGCCACCCGTGGGGCAGGTGTGGTGA
- a CDS encoding ATP-binding cassette domain-containing protein, which translates to MTATAARLRGLTVDIATRSGRDSAAVRVLDGVDLDVGRGTVTALVGESGCGKSLVAAALAGLMPPGSRVRGAVLVGETEMRPDDERGWRELRGRHVGLVPQSAATSFTPVRTVGSQLAEICARLGADRTPEQLCAAVALPSDVVARYPHELSGGMAQRVAIAAALAGRPGLLLADEPTSALDPDNAAVVWRLLGDAAADGAGVLVITHDLPSLLRAGVCNDVALMARGTVLRQMPMTEATASTDPYTRALIGTVPV; encoded by the coding sequence GTGACTGCGACCGCCGCCCGACTGCGCGGCCTCACCGTCGACATCGCGACCCGCAGTGGTCGCGACTCCGCGGCGGTCCGAGTGCTCGACGGCGTCGACCTCGACGTCGGGCGCGGCACCGTCACCGCGTTGGTCGGCGAATCCGGTTGCGGCAAATCGCTTGTCGCGGCGGCTCTGGCCGGGTTGATGCCCCCGGGGTCGCGGGTGCGGGGCGCGGTGCTGGTGGGGGAGACCGAGATGCGCCCCGACGACGAGCGGGGATGGCGTGAGCTGCGCGGCCGCCACGTCGGGCTGGTGCCGCAGTCGGCGGCGACGTCGTTCACCCCGGTGCGCACCGTCGGGTCCCAGCTCGCCGAGATCTGCGCCCGGCTCGGAGCCGACCGGACACCCGAACAGCTGTGCGCGGCCGTCGCGCTGCCCTCCGACGTGGTGGCCCGCTATCCGCACGAGCTGTCCGGCGGCATGGCGCAGCGGGTGGCGATCGCGGCCGCGCTGGCCGGGCGGCCCGGTCTGCTGCTCGCCGACGAGCCGACGTCCGCGCTGGATCCGGACAACGCCGCCGTGGTCTGGAGATTGCTCGGCGACGCCGCCGCCGACGGTGCGGGCGTGCTGGTGATCACCCACGACCTGCCGTCACTGCTGCGCGCCGGTGTCTGCAACGACGTGGCCCTGATGGCACGCGGCACGGTGCTCCGACAGATGCCGATGACCGAGGCCACCGCCAGCACCGACCCGTACACCCGGGCGCTGATCGGCACGGTGCCGGTGTGA
- a CDS encoding GAF domain-containing protein gives MPSNIGSSPVPEPAVAVGEDPRSYARLMSAVYDATMAGHRAPARPREVIGDSWQRLIARGIDPDVGTEPVVETAGLEMLRRASGLMEVLDEISHGLESLVAEGANILVVADAKGRVLWRSGSPAVLMNADRLGFVEGANWGEGSVGTNAIGTALVSQRAVQVFSAEHFLRSHHSWTCAGAPIRDPRTGQVIGVVDVSGPAPTVHPTTIALVDAVARLAESQLRQEHDRTLNRLRAFAAPILARMGSPALAVDTDGWVAAVDAMPLHNRILLPEQLTPGRVRLATLGLCAVEPLPGGWLVRPAIGDDGADSDHVSQVMLDFSNPDTASLRVTGESGSWRHDLSLRHAEILLALAISPQGRSAPQLAEDLYGDRSRVVTVRAEMSRLRKQFAGLLAAQPYRFGGSVHLDIRYPDDRRMLLPPSTAPAVRTVRMGGVPQNRVEDNG, from the coding sequence ATGCCCAGCAATATCGGCAGTTCGCCCGTGCCTGAACCCGCAGTGGCCGTCGGTGAGGATCCGCGCAGCTACGCGCGGTTGATGTCGGCTGTGTACGACGCGACGATGGCCGGCCACCGGGCGCCCGCCCGGCCGCGCGAGGTGATCGGTGATTCCTGGCAGCGGCTGATCGCCCGCGGAATCGACCCCGACGTCGGCACCGAACCGGTGGTGGAGACGGCCGGGCTGGAGATGCTGCGGCGTGCGTCCGGGCTGATGGAGGTGCTCGACGAGATCTCCCACGGCCTCGAGTCGTTGGTCGCCGAGGGTGCGAACATCCTCGTCGTCGCCGACGCGAAGGGCCGGGTGCTGTGGCGCTCAGGCTCTCCCGCGGTGCTGATGAACGCCGACCGCCTGGGGTTCGTCGAAGGTGCCAACTGGGGTGAGGGTTCGGTGGGCACCAACGCGATCGGCACCGCGCTGGTGTCCCAGCGGGCGGTGCAGGTGTTCTCCGCCGAGCACTTCCTGCGCAGCCATCATTCGTGGACCTGTGCGGGGGCGCCGATCCGGGATCCGAGAACCGGGCAGGTGATCGGCGTCGTCGACGTGTCCGGTCCGGCGCCGACCGTGCACCCGACAACGATCGCGCTGGTGGACGCGGTCGCCCGGCTCGCCGAGTCGCAACTGCGTCAGGAGCACGACCGCACGCTGAACAGACTGCGGGCGTTCGCGGCGCCGATTCTCGCGCGGATGGGCAGCCCGGCGTTGGCCGTCGACACCGACGGCTGGGTCGCCGCCGTCGACGCGATGCCGCTGCACAACCGGATTCTGCTGCCCGAACAGCTGACGCCCGGCCGGGTTCGGTTGGCCACGCTCGGGCTGTGTGCGGTCGAACCCCTGCCCGGCGGGTGGCTGGTGCGGCCTGCGATCGGGGACGACGGGGCGGACTCCGACCACGTGTCGCAGGTGATGTTGGATTTCAGCAATCCCGACACGGCGTCGCTGCGGGTGACCGGCGAGTCCGGCAGCTGGCGACATGACCTGTCGCTGCGGCACGCCGAAATACTTCTCGCCCTGGCGATTTCGCCGCAGGGGCGGTCGGCACCGCAACTGGCCGAAGATCTCTACGGAGACCGGTCGCGGGTGGTGACGGTGCGTGCGGAGATGTCGCGGCTGCGCAAGCAGTTCGCCGGGTTGCTCGCCGCGCAGCCGTACCGCTTCGGCGGATCGGTGCACCTCGACATCCGCTATCCCGACGACCGCCGCATGCTGCTGCCGCCGTCGACGGCGCCGGCGGTCAGGACTGTCCGAATGGGGGGCGTGCCGCAGAACCGCGTGGAGGACAATGGCTGA
- a CDS encoding NAD(P)/FAD-dependent oxidoreductase: MTSTLDPQTTTEVTPQQRVDAWLADFEAALAVRDIERAVGMFAVDSFWRDLVSFTWNLKTLEGRDQIADMLGERLIGTDPSGFRTREEPVQDGSGDDAVTSAFIEFETGAGRGVGHLRLKGDQAWTLLTALQEIKGHEERKGPSRVLGAVHGDDPDPRSWAEKRAAEDAELGRTTQPYVLVIGGGQGGIALGARLRQLNVPAIVVDKHERPGDQWRKRYKSLCLHDPVWYDHLPYMPFPANWPVFAPKDKIGDWLEFYTRVMEVPYWSKTTCLSAEFDEQAQQWTVEVDRDGERLTLHPTQLVLATGMSGKPNVPTLPGQDVFRGDQHHSSAHPGPDGYVGRKAVVIGSNNSAHDICKALYENGVDVTMVQRSSTHIVKSDSLMDIGLGALYSEQAVESGMTTEKADLTFASLPYRIMHEFQIPLYDQMRERDRDFYDRLEAAGFELDWGADGSGLFMKYLRRGSGYYIDVGACDMVADGRIKLAHGQVERLTEDSVLLTDGTELPADVVVYATGYGSMNGWAADLIGQDVADRVGKVWGLGSDTPKDPGPWEGEQRNMWKPTQQPNLWFHGGNLHQSRHYSLYLALQLKARHEGMATPVYGLAEVHHLS, from the coding sequence ATGACTTCCACCCTTGACCCTCAAACCACCACAGAGGTGACGCCCCAGCAGCGCGTCGACGCCTGGCTCGCCGACTTCGAGGCGGCGCTGGCCGTCCGGGATATCGAACGTGCCGTCGGGATGTTCGCCGTCGACAGCTTCTGGCGTGATCTGGTGTCGTTCACCTGGAACCTCAAGACCCTCGAGGGCCGCGACCAGATCGCCGACATGCTCGGCGAACGGCTCATCGGCACCGATCCGTCGGGCTTCCGCACGCGGGAGGAACCGGTCCAGGACGGCTCCGGCGACGACGCAGTCACGTCGGCGTTCATCGAGTTCGAGACCGGAGCCGGCCGCGGCGTCGGCCACCTGCGGCTCAAGGGAGATCAGGCCTGGACGCTGCTGACCGCGTTGCAGGAGATCAAGGGGCACGAGGAGCGCAAGGGCCCGAGCCGGGTGCTGGGCGCAGTCCACGGCGACGACCCGGATCCGCGGTCGTGGGCGGAGAAGCGCGCCGCCGAGGACGCCGAGCTGGGCCGGACCACCCAGCCCTACGTCCTGGTGATCGGCGGCGGTCAGGGCGGCATCGCGCTCGGCGCCCGGTTGCGTCAGCTCAACGTGCCGGCGATCGTCGTCGACAAACACGAACGCCCCGGCGACCAGTGGCGCAAGCGCTACAAGTCACTGTGCCTGCACGACCCGGTCTGGTACGACCACCTGCCGTACATGCCGTTCCCGGCGAACTGGCCGGTGTTCGCGCCGAAGGACAAGATCGGTGACTGGCTGGAGTTCTACACCCGCGTGATGGAGGTGCCGTACTGGTCGAAGACCACGTGTCTGTCCGCCGAGTTCGACGAACAGGCTCAGCAGTGGACGGTCGAGGTCGATCGCGACGGGGAACGACTCACCCTGCATCCCACCCAGTTGGTGCTCGCGACCGGCATGTCCGGCAAGCCGAACGTGCCCACGCTGCCGGGTCAGGACGTGTTCCGCGGCGACCAGCACCACTCCAGCGCGCACCCCGGGCCCGACGGCTACGTCGGTAGGAAGGCCGTGGTGATCGGCTCGAACAACTCCGCCCACGACATCTGCAAGGCGCTCTACGAGAACGGCGTCGACGTGACGATGGTGCAGCGGTCCTCGACCCACATCGTCAAATCGGACTCCCTGATGGACATCGGCCTCGGAGCGCTCTATTCGGAGCAGGCGGTCGAGTCCGGCATGACCACCGAGAAGGCCGACCTGACGTTCGCATCGCTGCCGTACCGGATCATGCACGAGTTCCAGATCCCGCTGTATGACCAGATGCGGGAACGCGACCGCGACTTCTACGACCGGCTCGAGGCCGCCGGGTTCGAATTGGATTGGGGCGCCGACGGTTCCGGGCTGTTCATGAAGTACCTGCGGCGCGGGTCCGGCTACTACATCGACGTCGGCGCCTGCGACATGGTCGCCGACGGCCGGATCAAGCTGGCCCACGGACAGGTCGAGCGTCTCACCGAGGACTCGGTGCTGCTGACCGACGGCACCGAACTTCCTGCCGATGTCGTGGTCTACGCCACCGGGTACGGCTCGATGAACGGCTGGGCCGCCGATCTGATCGGTCAGGACGTCGCCGACAGGGTGGGCAAGGTGTGGGGCCTGGGCAGCGACACCCCCAAGGATCCCGGGCCGTGGGAGGGCGAACAGCGCAACATGTGGAAGCCCACCCAGCAGCCCAACCTGTGGTTCCACGGCGGCAACCTGCACCAGTCGCGGCACTACTCGCTCTACCTCGCGCTGCAGCTCAAAGCGCGCCACGAAGGCATGGCGACACCGGTCTACGGGCTGGCCGAGGTGCACCACCTGAGCTGA
- a CDS encoding putative holin, whose product MIPLPRASVLAGVMIVGVALGMMAALAAAIEVTATVRPDVVIALVVGVPSVIGMLTILMSGRRWVTAVGAMVLAIGPGWFGALAAVQVASGA is encoded by the coding sequence GTGATTCCGCTGCCGCGTGCATCGGTGTTGGCCGGAGTGATGATCGTCGGTGTCGCTCTCGGCATGATGGCCGCGCTCGCCGCCGCCATCGAGGTCACCGCGACCGTCCGGCCGGACGTCGTGATCGCACTTGTCGTCGGGGTCCCCAGCGTGATCGGCATGCTGACGATCCTGATGTCGGGCCGACGCTGGGTCACCGCGGTCGGCGCGATGGTCCTGGCCATCGGGCCCGGCTGGTTCGGCGCTCTCGCCGCAGTCCAGGTGGCATCCGGTGCCTGA
- a CDS encoding 2,3-butanediol dehydrogenase, with product MRAAVYYGPNKLEIDDVAEPQVKPGTVKLEVGFNGICGTDLHEYYAGPIFVPTQPHPLTGQQLPLTMGHEFSGTITAVGDGVSGWSEGDRVAVEPIYKCDHCGPCRAGNYNVCQQIGFHGLMSDGGMAEYTVVPTSMLHKLPDNVSLELGALVEPMSVAYHAATLGDVSAGDTAMVFGAGPIGIGLWFALRGKGLEDVLVVEPSPTRRAAIEALGARTLDPTGVDVPAFITDHTEGNGADAVFDAAGVTPAVVTALACVGSRKPMISVAIYEKPLETPLLNLVMNESRIQGSLCYTGADFEAVIGLMAEGKYDTTGWVTRIPLDDVIDEGFEALHAGKKMKVLVDPTDSARVDPNGE from the coding sequence ATGAGAGCAGCTGTGTACTACGGACCGAACAAGCTCGAGATCGACGACGTCGCCGAACCGCAGGTCAAGCCCGGCACCGTGAAGCTCGAGGTGGGCTTCAACGGGATCTGCGGCACCGACCTGCACGAGTACTACGCCGGGCCGATCTTCGTCCCCACCCAGCCGCACCCGCTGACCGGTCAGCAGCTTCCGTTGACGATGGGCCACGAGTTCTCGGGAACCATCACCGCAGTCGGCGACGGGGTGAGCGGGTGGAGCGAGGGCGATCGGGTCGCCGTCGAGCCGATCTACAAGTGTGACCACTGCGGCCCGTGCCGTGCCGGCAACTACAACGTCTGTCAGCAGATCGGTTTCCACGGTCTGATGTCCGACGGCGGGATGGCCGAGTACACCGTCGTTCCGACGAGCATGCTGCACAAGCTGCCCGACAACGTCTCGCTGGAACTCGGTGCGCTGGTGGAGCCGATGTCGGTGGCCTATCACGCGGCGACGCTGGGTGATGTGTCCGCCGGTGACACCGCGATGGTGTTCGGCGCCGGCCCGATCGGCATCGGACTGTGGTTCGCGTTGCGCGGCAAGGGGCTCGAGGACGTGTTGGTCGTGGAGCCCTCGCCCACCCGGCGGGCCGCCATCGAAGCGCTCGGTGCCCGCACCCTGGATCCCACCGGCGTCGACGTGCCGGCGTTCATCACCGACCACACCGAGGGCAACGGAGCCGACGCGGTGTTCGACGCGGCGGGCGTGACGCCCGCAGTGGTGACGGCACTGGCCTGCGTCGGCTCACGGAAACCGATGATCAGCGTGGCGATCTACGAAAAGCCTTTGGAGACACCACTTCTCAACCTCGTGATGAACGAGTCCCGGATCCAGGGCTCGCTGTGCTACACCGGCGCGGACTTCGAGGCGGTGATCGGTCTGATGGCCGAGGGCAAGTACGACACCACCGGCTGGGTCACGCGGATCCCGCTCGACGACGTGATCGACGAGGGGTTCGAGGCACTGCACGCCGGCAAGAAGATGAAGGTGCTGGTCGACCCGACCGATTCAGCCCGAGTCGACCCGAACGGAGAGTAG
- a CDS encoding DUF779 domain-containing protein — MDIPNRALVTEAAVDLLRSLQERHGALMFHQSGGCCDGSSPMCYPDGDFIVGDRDILLAVLDVGDGVPVWISGPQFDAWKHTQLVIDVVPGRGGGFSLEAPEGKRFLSRGRAFTADENDALEAAAPVTGADYERGVRPPSAGTHIVAEGVDACAIPLK, encoded by the coding sequence GTGGACATCCCCAATCGCGCACTGGTCACCGAAGCCGCCGTCGACCTGCTGCGGAGTCTGCAGGAGCGCCACGGCGCGCTGATGTTCCACCAGTCGGGTGGCTGCTGCGACGGATCGTCGCCGATGTGTTACCCCGACGGCGACTTCATCGTCGGTGACCGCGACATCCTGCTGGCGGTGCTCGACGTCGGCGACGGCGTGCCGGTGTGGATCTCCGGTCCCCAGTTCGACGCCTGGAAGCACACCCAGTTGGTGATCGACGTGGTGCCCGGCCGCGGTGGCGGGTTCAGCCTGGAGGCACCCGAGGGCAAACGCTTCCTGTCCCGCGGCCGGGCGTTCACCGCGGACGAGAACGACGCGCTGGAAGCGGCCGCGCCGGTCACCGGGGCGGATTACGAACGGGGCGTGCGGCCCCCCTCGGCGGGCACCCACATCGTGGCCGAAGGAGTCGACGCCTGCGCGATCCCGCTGAAGTAG
- a CDS encoding acetoin reductase encodes MTADGALTGKVALVTGGARGIGRGIALRLARDGADIALVDVRSEGINAVADEISEIGCKATTFVADVSDREQVFAAVDHAAGALGGLDIMVNNAGIALVGPIAEVTAEEVNRVWSINVNGVLWGTQAAVAKFKELGNKEAGKLSRVINASSIAGHDGFAMLGVYSASKFAVRALTQAAAKEHAADGITVNAYCPGVVGTDMWVEIDKRFAELTGAAEGETYDKFVGGIALGRAETPDDVAGFVSYLAGPDADYMTGQAGLIDGGLVYR; translated from the coding sequence ATGACAGCAGACGGGGCTCTGACGGGAAAGGTCGCGTTGGTGACCGGTGGTGCCCGCGGGATCGGCCGCGGGATCGCGCTGCGACTCGCGCGCGACGGCGCCGACATCGCGCTCGTCGACGTCCGGTCCGAGGGGATCAACGCCGTCGCCGACGAGATCAGCGAGATCGGTTGCAAGGCAACCACCTTTGTCGCTGATGTCAGTGATCGCGAGCAGGTGTTCGCCGCAGTCGACCATGCCGCCGGTGCGCTGGGCGGGCTGGACATCATGGTCAACAACGCCGGGATCGCCCTGGTCGGGCCGATCGCGGAGGTCACGGCCGAGGAGGTGAACCGGGTCTGGTCGATCAACGTCAACGGCGTGCTGTGGGGCACCCAGGCCGCCGTCGCGAAGTTCAAGGAACTGGGGAACAAAGAGGCCGGAAAGCTCAGCCGGGTCATTAACGCGTCGTCGATCGCCGGGCACGACGGCTTCGCCATGCTGGGGGTGTACAGCGCATCGAAGTTCGCGGTGCGAGCGCTCACCCAGGCCGCCGCCAAGGAACACGCGGCCGACGGCATCACCGTCAACGCGTACTGCCCGGGTGTCGTCGGTACCGACATGTGGGTCGAGATCGACAAGCGCTTCGCCGAACTGACCGGCGCCGCCGAGGGCGAGACCTACGACAAGTTCGTCGGCGGCATCGCGCTGGGCCGCGCCGAGACGCCCGACGATGTGGCGGGCTTCGTGTCCTACCTGGCCGGCCCGGACGCCGACTACATGACCGGGCAGGCCGGCCTGATCGACGGCGGCCTGGTTTACCGCTGA
- a CDS encoding ABC transporter substrate-binding protein, whose amino-acid sequence MNPSGGRPLRAARCLVVAVTAAVLAGCAAPSEDQDTAQIVLAEGYELGGYNPVNGYSESGVSPLYDGLYRPSSSDDTAVPELVPALAQDEPQPAGPNRWRVPLRSAVMFSDGSTLDSADVVATYTAVRDPAVASEISTSVAPIVTITADGPDAVTVEMNTAADPRPYLLLGILPSEKVEPAPAADWAVNTEPVGTGPYRLESLRPDQAVLVARDDYWGEPAQVERIVYTYMPDDNARAQSMVSGAADGTNLPPRLIDSIDGGDISTVSAESADWRGISLPAGNPFTADVRARLAMNLGVDREAMVRDVLVGYGRAASTPVAAVYGTAYNPDAEYPFDIDRAATLLNEAGWRTRPDGIREKDGARASFELLYNAQDTLRRDLAVAYAAAMKPLGIDVRPRGTSWDEIDTSFAESAVVLGGGSTPYSIDSQVYDTLHTRVPDSSPYSNPGNFTAPGLDELLERAAQSAPGPAKDELYRQIQSTYAAAPSHVFLAFLDHTYGYRDLGWQQSAPIMEPHSHGVSWGPWWNVAAWTR is encoded by the coding sequence ATGAATCCCTCCGGTGGTCGCCCGCTGCGTGCTGCGCGCTGTCTTGTCGTCGCGGTGACCGCTGCGGTGCTCGCGGGGTGCGCCGCCCCCTCGGAGGATCAGGACACCGCGCAGATCGTGCTCGCCGAGGGCTACGAACTCGGGGGCTACAACCCGGTCAACGGTTATTCCGAATCCGGGGTGTCCCCGCTCTACGACGGCCTCTACCGGCCGAGTTCGTCCGACGACACCGCAGTCCCCGAACTGGTTCCGGCGCTGGCACAGGACGAGCCGCAGCCGGCAGGCCCGAACCGGTGGCGGGTGCCGCTGCGCAGCGCAGTGATGTTCTCCGACGGCAGCACGCTCGATTCCGCCGACGTCGTTGCGACGTACACCGCGGTGCGCGATCCCGCGGTGGCATCGGAGATCTCGACGTCGGTGGCCCCGATCGTGACCATCACCGCCGACGGCCCCGACGCCGTCACCGTCGAGATGAACACCGCCGCTGACCCGCGCCCCTATCTGCTGCTCGGCATCCTTCCGTCGGAGAAGGTCGAGCCCGCTCCCGCCGCGGATTGGGCCGTCAACACCGAGCCCGTCGGCACGGGCCCCTACCGGCTCGAGAGCCTGCGTCCCGACCAGGCGGTGCTGGTGGCGCGCGACGACTACTGGGGCGAACCGGCACAGGTCGAGCGCATCGTCTACACCTACATGCCCGACGACAACGCGCGTGCGCAGAGCATGGTCTCCGGTGCCGCCGACGGCACGAACCTGCCTCCGCGGCTGATCGATTCGATCGACGGCGGCGACATCAGCACGGTGTCCGCCGAATCGGCCGACTGGCGCGGTATCTCACTTCCCGCGGGCAACCCGTTCACCGCCGATGTCCGCGCCCGGCTCGCGATGAACCTGGGCGTCGACCGCGAGGCGATGGTGCGCGACGTACTGGTCGGGTACGGCCGGGCCGCGAGCACCCCGGTGGCCGCGGTGTACGGCACGGCCTACAACCCGGACGCGGAGTACCCGTTCGACATCGACCGGGCGGCGACGCTCCTCAACGAGGCCGGCTGGCGGACGAGGCCCGACGGCATCCGCGAAAAAGACGGTGCCCGAGCGTCATTCGAGCTTCTCTACAACGCCCAGGACACGTTGCGCCGTGACCTGGCGGTGGCATACGCGGCGGCGATGAAACCGCTGGGCATCGACGTCCGACCGCGCGGCACGAGTTGGGACGAGATCGACACCAGCTTCGCGGAATCCGCGGTGGTGCTCGGTGGCGGTTCGACGCCCTACAGCATCGACTCGCAGGTCTACGACACGCTGCACACTCGGGTGCCCGATTCGTCGCCGTACTCCAACCCCGGAAACTTCACCGCGCCCGGTCTCGACGAGTTGCTCGAACGGGCCGCCCAGTCGGCGCCGGGGCCGGCCAAAGACGAGCTCTACCGCCAGATCCAGTCCACCTACGCGGCGGCACCGTCACACGTGTTCCTGGCGTTCCTCGACCACACCTACGGCTATCGCGACCTCGGCTGGCAGCAGTCGGCACCGATCATGGAACCGCACTCGCACGGTGTGTCGTGGGGACCATGGTGGAATGTCGCGGCGTGGACACGCTGA